The Saimiri boliviensis isolate mSaiBol1 chromosome 19, mSaiBol1.pri, whole genome shotgun sequence genome contains the following window.
gagataatgtctgtaAAGCATTTGGCACAGTTCCCAGCCTGCATTAAGGGCTCAAACAACAAGAAAACCAGAAAAGGTATTAGGGTTTTCAGTAAatcatcagaaataaaaagacGTTTTTGAGGGCTTGTTACCAAGCACACATGCCTTAAGACTGTCATGCCAGGTAAGGATATCTGTACGCTTGAATTAGATAATAATGGATGTGACAGAACCACCCTGATAAATCAGTGTCACTATTTTGCTCTTAAACACTCGGgccacattatttatttattttttatcatccAGACCAAAATGTCATCTGGCCACATTTTAAGGAGAAGCACATAATTCAGGTGCTACTGACATCAGTGTCAGATGCAGGGTTGTTCTTTGGCTTCCTAAGCGAATAAAAAGAGTGGTCATTGGAAGCCATGCTGATGAGACGGCCCCTGAGGCCAAGCTCTAATCAGGAATTCAGGCTCCTTTGTGGGCTGGAACCAGGAAAAGTCTTGGCAAATGGGATGTCTAGTCAAAGAAACATGAACTCTGAAGTTACGACTTGCGTTTGTAACCCAGCTCCGTCAGCAGTGTGTGGCTTTGGGCATGTTACTTATCTAAATCTCAGttccttcatctttaaaaagggggaaatatGTGACTTGCAGAGTTGTAAGGATAAAATAATAACACGAGGTATGTAAAACACCTGCTACATGGTAAGCACTTTGTAAATGACGGCAATTACATCAGAAAAGTACAGTCAtgacaaaatgtaaaatgcatttaTGGTGACTGACATTGTTTTGTGACAAAGCAATCCTGTGAGACCAAATTCTCAGAGAGAATGGCAGGCTGGAACAGCAGAACATTTGATTTGAAGCTTGGCAAATGGGTGCAGTGCATTCTGGGAAATGGTTTACGGTTTGGATCAAATCTCTGCCCCAGGTAATGTGCCCATCATTGCCCTGGGAAGGCTGGATCTTGGGGACGGTGGGGGGCAGGTGGGAAGGTGTGATGAGGAGTGTCTCCTCAGTCAGAGGAAGAGCAGTGATGAGCCTCCTGTGGACAGGAGCCCCACGTGTCATGAATGGGTCAGGATGTAAAGGTGATGACCAAGTACGGATCCAAGGGAGGTGTCAGCCAGCCTCAGTGTATGCAGTGTGTGGCCTGTCTCCCCACCCCAGTACTCTCTGCAGCAGGAAGGCTGTCTTGGGATACATGGCTTGTGAGGCAGTCATGGAATCCAGAACCCAGAGAGCAAAAGTGCCCTGGTCAGGGAGTCCTCCAGgggaagtggaggtgggagaatcaggaTGGGGAGGAATCTTCTCAAAGAAGAGTGTGGCTGTCGCTCCTCCTGACCTGCTTCCAGTCGTTTCTGCATCAGTTTTCTGAAAGAGGAACTCAAGAGGTGACCGCTGCAGAGCCCAAATGATGTTCAGGGATGTTTTCCAGATAGAGAAGCCTCCATTCAGCAGAGAACTCTGATCACATACCAGAGAATAAAcatgaattaaatgtaaaaaaaaaaaaaaaaaagacacgggGGTGGGAGTAGATGTTACTACAGCTGTGCCCATCAGCAGCTCATTGAGAATCAAAGTCTCCTGAATATGGAAGGTTAGTGGTGTCTGGTACTGTTTGGGGAAAGCAGCCAAGAAAAAGGCTGAGGGACCGGGGATGGCTGCCAGACATTGCTTGAAAAGGTAGGAGGTTTGGTCCTTTCTGCCCTATTAAGAACTGTGCATTCACAGGAGACATTACCAAGTGTGTTCCCACCTCCActcccagaagaaaggaaagccaATGGCTGCATCTAGTGCTTGCTGGTCTGAGGCAGATCTCAACTGAGGCCGATTTTGctcccccaggggacatttgtcAATGTCTAGAGAcaattttggttgtcacaactttgGGGAGGAGGGACATGCTACTGGCATgtagtgagtagaggccaggcaAGCTGCGAAAGATCCAGCAAAGCACAGGACAGTCCCAACAACAAAGAATCACCCACTTCCAAAGTCAATAGTTGAGAAACCTGGTTTGAGGCGAATGTTCTTTTTAGATGGTGGTAGCTGGTTCCTTGCACAAATCATCTATTCCAGCGTAGAATGGGAAGGGATATGACTAGTCTGTTACCCCTTACTGGTAGCCATAGACATAAGAGGCCTTGgtgagaagacaaaaaaaaaaaaaaaaaattgggagtgGGAATGAGCCCAAAGGAAGCCTCAGGCTAACCTCCCAGGTAGATGCAAGGGCAGAGTTTTTTCATTTCAAGCCAACTCttacttatttaaaaagcagtttcctTAAGCACTTAATTATATGTGTATTTCCCTAAGGAACTCTTGAGGCAGAGACTTGCTTAAATTATGGAGATGGAGGCAGTACACAGGGCTTTAATGGGGttagattttgtttcctttgaagGAGCCTTGGGAGGAAGGGAACGGCATATTCCGCTTCCACAGTGCAGAGATGTGGGGAGGATGGAGTGACACGGGGACAAAGAGGTAGAAAAAGCAAGGGTTGGTTGGATGGCCTAGCAGGTGAGGACCCGAGTGGAGGCATGTACTAGGAGAAGCTTCGTGCctcacacctctctctctctccatcctggTAAGCTCTCGGACTAGGGGGAAGGGGTTCAGGAAGGGGTCCGTTCACACCCTTCATGCCCTACTCCCttcacatgaacacacacacacgcacaccccttTGGAAGATGTTCTGGTTTGCATCAGAAACAGAACAGAGCCATACTGTTGGGGGCGGCGTGGATGGGGGACAGCAGGGTAGACAGAACTTTTGGTGACAGGAGGGTAAGGGTTTCAGTGCATCCTCTATTTATGTTGTTTCTCATTCCCCTGTTGCAGCTGGAATGCGTGGGTTTCTTCTCTTCGGGAGATGTCTTCATCTGAGTAGGCTAGGTGGGGACTAGGCTTGAAGGAACTGATCACTCAGATTTGACAAATAAAGGAAAACCGGGGAGCGGGCATCTTATGGCCTCTCTTAGATTGGCAAGACTTCAGCTgatatctctttttatttaaggTTGAGTTGGACAGGGATGAACTGGGTGGTCAGTAGTGGAAGCGGGGAAAGCAGCAGAAGGGAGGACCAGGTGGCTAGGCCTGTCTCTGGTCTAGGATACAAGGGATGAGAGCTACAGGGGAGCCCTTGAgctcccccccaccccgccatgTCTCTACTGTGACTGGAATGCATGTCTACAATAGCATCTATTACCTGTGGTGGACTCTATCCGTGCCCATCTTCTCCAGCAGGCTGAGCTCCCAAGAGCAGGAATCATGTCTCATTCCACCGTGTGGTCTCCAAATCTAACAGGAATCATACAGGTACAGACGGGCACTCACACATTTTGTGGTGAATTTCTATCTTACGCAGCCTGCGATTGCAGAAGAGAGCACAGGGATTCAGGCAGACCTACAGCAAACAGTCCATTTGGTGGGTGTATGCCATTCTTCCCATCTCTCAAAAGTCAAAAGCGTAGTGGTGCCGGCAAAACGGGGCCCACCAGAGGGCAGAATGGGATCCAACAGGGGATAAGTGGAGATAACATCTGAGAAAAGTGGTCAAGATTTAGGGCCCTGGAGCTCTTGATTTAATTGTCAAATATTGGCTCCGCGTAACTGCCTAGACTGGCTCTGTTCCTGGATCCTTTGGCCTGAGGTTGTGGGGCAGTAGAGTGGGCTAGAGAGCCCAGGATGGGCTGAGCAGCATCTGAGGTTGGTAAGAGGTGCCCAGTCCCGGAGAAGTGGAGACGGTGATCATCTGAGTGTGACATCCAGGCTGTGACATCTAGGTTGTCATCCCCCAGAGAAGGGTGACACGTGTGCAGCAGGTGGGCCTACACGGAGGGGACTCCTGGCCTGTGAGCATCAGCGACCTGGGAATGCCAAGAGACGAAGCTACTCTGGACCTGAATCCTTTTCATCGGCTAGCTCCGCAGAAAACACATCAAACACTGTCAGGGAACAGATACACAGCATTTCAGCATCTTCAAGGGACTGAAGATGTGTGTTGCTGTTCTGGCCCACCCTTCCACTTTCTAGAAGTGGGAAGATGGGCTTCTCTGAGCTTTGGCCACTTCATCCAGGGCTACAGTGAGGCTGAAAGTTGATGTGTGGGAGTGCTTTACAAAGTATCATGCAACGTACCCTGGTCCGTACAACTCATTTATTCACCAAAGCAGTACAAGCCTCCCCTTCAGTCAGGACCTGCCTGCAGGGGTGGGCTACTTCAGGGTCTTGAGCCAATGCGAGCTGGAGGGTTTAATACCTTAGTCCTCTTCGCTTCATCTCTGGCCCCATGGATCACAGCAGGCAGGGGAGTGAGGGCCTGGTGGAAGGGTACTGAGGCCCCTTATTTAGTTCGCTGGTAGAACTGGAAGACTGCTTTCTCCTGCTCATAGGTCTCGATGGAGCCGGGTCGTAGTCGGCGGATTTCAGCAATGGCGTCTCCTGCAGCCAAGCCCCGCTCCTTCACCAGGTAACAGGCCAGCATGGTGCCAGTGCGGCCAAAGCCCAGAGCACAGTGCACTCCCACAGCCTATGAAGAGGGTGTGCGATGGGTGCCGCCTGCCTCCCCCGCTCCCTACTGTTTCCTGCCCCTCACTTGGTTCTCCCCACCGCTGCTGCTTctgtgccaggcccagggctctgcAGCAGTCAGGGAGGACTGTCCCTGCACTGGGTGGCTAGAAGGCCTCTGCAGTGGCTGGTTCAAGAGCTGCCCGCCTCCGCACGGCCCTTCACCTGTGCTGCCCGATACAGAAGCCACTGGTCACGGCTACCGTGGTGCTGCGTATGTGGAATGCGGCTAGCCCAAACTGAAACGCAGTGTGAAAACGCACCAAAGTACGAAGAGGTagtacaaaaaagaatgaaaatatctcATTAAGATCGCCGAAATTAATTTTATCTGCTtccttgccttttaaaaatgcgGTTGCTGTTAAAGTCAACATTAAATGGAGCCACTTAGGTTCCATTATACTCGGGCAGCTTTAAAACGGCTTCCACGTGACTTCAaccccctccctcccccgccgcccccccccccgccaggTGTCCGTCCACACCCTTCTCCTTTTCAACTCACAGTATTCGCCGCTTTCCACCGCCTCTCCTCAAGCCCACTTGGCAGAGCTTCGCCCTCTCTTTCGTTCCTGCCGTTTAGCGTCCCCTCCCCCGCACTGGCTTCCCCGGCTCCCGGCCCTACCGCCTGCCCCAgtccctccccagcccagctAAGTCCCAGCAGGCCCGGCCTCCCCAGCTCCGCCCGCGGCCCCTGCTGACCTTCCAGGCCGCTCCCTCCCTGCGCCGCCCCGCCCGCCCGCTGACCTCTCCCCGGGCGTTGGCCTCGTCCACGATCTGCACGAAGCGGTCGATCTGGTCGGGGGCCGGCGGGCAGAAGTCGGGGATGCGCAGGCGGTGCAGGGTGAGGCCGGGGCAGCTGTCGCTGTGAGGGGGCCCGCGCTCCGTCAGGGACACCAGGTGCCGCACGCCCAGGTCCAACAGGAACTGGTAGTGGGCAGGGAGCCGCGGCAGCGCCAGCCCCGCCAGCCGGCCCGGGAGCACCCAGGAGAAGTTGGGGGGCTGCACGCCCAT
Protein-coding sequences here:
- the DUSP23 gene encoding dual specificity protein phosphatase 23 translates to MGVQPPNFSWVLPGRLAGLALPRLPAHYQFLLDLGVRHLVSLTERGPPHSDSCPGLTLHRLRIPDFCPPAPDQIDRFVQIVDEANARGEAVGVHCALGFGRTGTMLACYLVKERGLAAGDAIAEIRRLRPGSIETYEQEKAVFQFYQRTK